A single window of uncultured Pseudodesulfovibrio sp. DNA harbors:
- a CDS encoding Gfo/Idh/MocA family oxidoreductase, translated as MQERVRILVVGLGNMGRSHAKAYHALDGFEIVGLCSRHATTLTDLPPELIDYPRFDEYYEALESVKPDAVSINTYSDTHAEFACSAFEAGAHVFLEKPMAPTVEDSQRVVDAANKANRKLVVGYILRHHPSWEKFVELAQGLGKPLVMRMNLNQQSSGSEWGVHKQLMQSMSPIVDCGVHYVDIMCLMSGAKPVKVNAMGVRLTDEVAPDMYNYGQLQVYFDDGSVGWYEAGWGPMMSETAFFVKDVVGPKGCVSIVAAEQAGQGPGSSTVEGHTQASRLRLHHSQTNADGAFAKDDELIQVEDEPDHDGLCFREQVYFLKAIQEDIDLTEHMRDAINSLRIVLAADKSVRTGQPVSLVE; from the coding sequence ATGCAGGAACGAGTCAGAATATTGGTTGTCGGTCTGGGCAATATGGGACGTTCTCATGCCAAGGCGTATCATGCGTTGGATGGTTTCGAAATTGTGGGGTTGTGCAGTCGTCACGCCACTACCTTGACTGATCTTCCGCCTGAATTGATCGATTACCCACGGTTTGATGAGTATTACGAAGCGCTGGAATCGGTGAAGCCCGACGCGGTAAGTATCAACACCTATTCCGATACCCATGCTGAATTTGCGTGTAGTGCTTTTGAGGCAGGTGCGCATGTCTTTTTGGAAAAGCCGATGGCTCCCACAGTTGAAGATTCCCAGCGAGTTGTTGATGCAGCCAACAAGGCAAATCGCAAATTGGTTGTCGGATATATTCTACGTCATCATCCGTCATGGGAGAAATTTGTTGAGCTGGCCCAAGGATTGGGCAAGCCGTTGGTTATGCGCATGAACCTGAATCAGCAGTCCAGCGGCAGCGAGTGGGGTGTGCATAAGCAACTCATGCAGTCCATGTCTCCCATTGTTGATTGCGGTGTGCACTATGTGGACATCATGTGCCTCATGAGCGGCGCAAAACCTGTGAAGGTTAATGCCATGGGGGTCCGTCTGACAGATGAAGTAGCGCCTGACATGTATAATTACGGCCAGTTGCAGGTCTATTTTGATGACGGTTCTGTGGGGTGGTATGAAGCTGGTTGGGGCCCCATGATGAGCGAGACCGCTTTTTTCGTGAAGGATGTTGTCGGCCCAAAAGGGTGTGTCAGTATTGTTGCCGCAGAACAAGCGGGGCAGGGGCCCGGGTCATCGACTGTAGAAGGGCATACGCAGGCGAGTCGTTTGCGGTTGCATCATTCCCAGACCAATGCAGACGGGGCTTTTGCTAAAGATGATGAGTTGATTCAAGTGGAAGACGAACCCGATCATGATGGTTTGTGTTTTCGTGAGCAGGTTTATTTTCTTAAGGCAATCCAGGAAGATATTGATTTGACGGAACATATGCGAGATGCCATCAACAGTTTGCGTATTGTTTTGGCCGCGGATAAATCAGTTCGTACAGGCCAGCCTGTTTCTCTTGTGGAATAG